A genomic region of Colletotrichum destructivum chromosome 1, complete sequence contains the following coding sequences:
- a CDS encoding Putative peptidase C50, separase, tetratricopeptide-like helical domain superfamily: MTSLQSKVDAVKAAAASTATCVPTTSVLLKELLTTEAEAPSAAQKTAARITKATSATRGKAVGTTRAGATASKKEELTPKEKAALAAHIINVALKSLTEASKPAPVAQPTTPCRRQNSGDDLRKPPSKRTLRRSNSMPMTPMQPRSLNRTSTSPITTPKPAKTTTTATAPSITCLATVECLRTAFACLRSLQTSGAVMLPELQLESGMSSFVGKLVGLGLQEHALRELTVLKRRLDSMGTATKAKTKAKPAAADVKVKGLAELLDFGDAKFSGPTLGLVITTQTHILRLMSATKKAAVIEAALPYLVSSCPTSPTNLLLESAKESTQAKTKVARQLDLLSQLLLSLAPNLSRKDDELAMDSRLSCSPSTALELQTLGLEARLLWWPMSGHVADIDKEIISPLSRCITSFIRRAKHDHTAVYRECSAVVERIIAMAKSQWLEATLSSKSPLTVIYQALGTAAQAARLYKESAEWISKVRGTLDPASDSAAKRCAATAQLVAVYAKQSPIPQEQLSALLKEVVDALQGSLKGDLAELEELMLHLSAARKSVVGILASKTVDESADIHELLNNLVLQFPRFALRWLGKTPTRDASPKEHVRFESRRQILLTSVVQVLESAMMVAKSQINSDKMVWGALDALLQECLMLLESMGDIHPAGSKPDAASSHHVKISHLYFMFFHWYRRNVESTPGDKTPLRALRRSVDCVKDRSPEEKEKAQTTAKLEYFADLCERAGRINDARDALKLICTNMVEDGVLSAVATSLSGKSPAVAWSGSDKAETLSRTLGAMVKLDQSWNDWTFFLADVERAAVLERIIQLILSDSSSDSKPGDIKETVEEALLRIYSPDRFPIRRLRTLSQLLTMAIGNQEEFRSLREQTETALQLCRDEAFGEDVGLASYVADLEAGLSSTLALVASENECRATDFEKSISVWRALVNESQTKDDLLSKISDAEGLLRQLNAVAEYAKLRGEDEFMLLVLTLSADISSKLSDSSTDLLVQAHSNLADQYTHLGYSEKAEEILNKAKQFVESTSSNPDLSAVNLQISLTEYQLANQNSDAAHKMLLQGEATFEKASSAIRKAPRLQRKLLLARAACLSSRIKWDKGEYQHALFHAKTSVRILFQDWTKLEARWQKALKTESKQSSRQGSPNAEESIVNVEPATSLVELSDGPDNWALACGLLRAVLHLSSVYAHLGMFQETVYYAEKAHQIAKSTNASIHRAQAATWIGSVWMKACKLDKSVGYLNEARELMATAVKPTRQAFQLACELSVSFGEMKDHENENLLIELAEATLGTLNNSNRGAITGVSDEQVVTKMAKLTLKAPETRRTRATKAAIPTRTRMTRKAAAPKPKAAAPSKAVVVASNDKTSDLTASMLMYKALVHLSKGDWTTAASLLEEAKQMSSSLRESLRVQIGEAICLIEQGTKQMEGDSVFSVVKESTISYPSIHAAPDKNNTEKAAPAGHSPRKTQSRTVSAERKVSKDNATFVETLEQAQAQLMEAQAAAAISGNGHLVHRISALLQSTGIFLSAASQRMPKGMGSFGYATCSVELARNLTWKRERNTVVTEQLNPSFSEMGWPLALPVKDDRRASIVTLDDMTRFQRDYIDIIPEAWSVLSISLSDNRKDLCITKLRAGQTPFVLRLPLERVASRDGEDELFDFQHGYGELMDIVKATNASCHNSGDYTGKGAKSAWWAQRENLDNRFKDLLDNVEQVWLGGFKGIFSQHRPRVDLLTKFQNVFSKILDKHLPSRRQVRGKKTVKVPKVTLETRILDLFVGLGDPSASDSDLDEPLNDLLYFVVDILQFHGERNAYDEIDFDSMVLDTLDALQAYHAAAKTSDPEEGAHSILILDKALHAFPWESLPCMEGLAYSRVPSISCLRRLLLDQRAARGQGEKAKDHRQTVSPLGGTYILNPGADLKNTLSTFEKPLKTLGESWTGIASRNPTEEEFEGALKTSDILLYFGHGSGAQYIRGKTIRRLEKCKAAALLMGCSSASLQNVGEYECHGPVWNYMLAGCPAVVGTLWDVTDKDIDRYAGRLLEEWGLMERGTFADDGGKQGKTGKTKEKGLFTDKKGKVGKKTTTTTTPAEGSRGSASLVEAVARARGACRFRYITAGAVCVYGIPVYVDQTKVDGA; encoded by the exons ATGACTTCTTTACAAAGCAAAGTagacgccgtcaaggcggcggcagcatcgaccGCGACATGCGTACCAACAACATCGGTGCTCCTCAAAGAACTTCTCACGACGGAGGCAGAGGCCCCCTCGGCTGCGCAAAAGACGGCAGCACGAATCACCAAGGCAACATCGGCGACGCGAGGCAAAGCGGTCGGGACCACTCGAGCAGGCGCGACAGCAAGTAAAAAGGAGGAGCTGACGCCCAAGGAAAAGGCGGCTCTGGCGGCGCACATCATCAATGTCGCCCTCAAGTCGCTTACGGAGGCGTCAAAGCCTGCGCCTGTTGCGCAACCCACCACGCCCTGCCGTCGACAGAACTCAGGCGACGACCTACGGAAACCTCCCAGCAAGCGGACCCTCAGACGATCCAATTCGATGCCGATGACCCCGATGCAGCCGCGTTCGCTGAACCGAACCTCGACGTCCCCCATCACAACACCGAAGCCTGCAAAGACGACAACAACtgcaacggcgccgtccatCACCTGTCTCGCCACGGTGGAGTGTTTGCGGACTGCATTCGCGTGCCTGAGATCGCTGCAGACCTCTGGCGCGGTGATGCTCCCCGAACTGCAACTAGAGAGCGGGATGTCGTCTTTCGTCGGCAAGCTTGTTGGACTGGGGCTCCAAGAGCACGCCTTGAGAGAGCTCACTGTTCTAAAGCGGAGACTCGACTCGATGGGTACCGCGACAAAGGCCAAAACAAAAGCCAAAccggccgcggcggatgTCAAGGTCAAGGGGCTTGCGGAACTTTTGGACTTTGGCGACGCTAAGTTCTCCGGGCCGACTCTTGGACTTGTCATCACGACCCAAACTCACATCTTGCGTCTCATGTCTGCGACCAAAAAAGCAGCAGTCATTGAAGCGGCATTACCCTATCTTGTTTCTTCTTGTCCGACATCACCGACAAATCTTCTTCTGGAATCCGCCAAAGAGTCAACGCAAGCCAAGACAAAGGTTGCGCGACAACTCGATCTTCTCTCACAACTACTGCTGTCACTCGCTCCTAATCTGTCGCGTAAGGATGACGAGCTGGCCATGGACTCCCGCCTGAGCTGCTCCCCCTCTACAGCCCTCGAATTGCAAACGCTGGGCCTGGAGGCGCGCTTGCTCTGGTGGCCCATGTCCGGTCATGTGGCAGACATCGACAAAGAAATCATCTCGCCACTCTCTAGATGCATCACATCGTTCATTCGCAGAGCCAAGCACGACCACACTGCGGTGTATCGCGAATGTTCGGCCGTTGTTGAACGCATTATTGCTATGGCCAAATCTCAGTGGTTGGAGGCAACCTTGTCATCGAAATCACCGCTCACTGTCATCTACCAGGCTTTGGGAACGGCAGCTCAGGCAGCCCGATTATACAAGGAATCGGCTGAGTGGATCTCCAAGGTCAGGGGGACCCTCGACCCTGCGAGCGACTCGGCAGCGAAGCGTTGTGCAGCGACCGCGCAGCTCGTAGCTGTCTACGCTAAACAATCGCCGATACCCCAGGAGCAACTTTCGGCACTTTTGAAGGAAGTGGTCGATGCACTTCAGGGGTCGCTCAAGGGCGACCTGGCGGAACTGGAGGAACTCATGCTCCATCTGTCTGCTGCCCGTAAGTCCGTGGTTGGCATCTTGGCCAGCAAGACCGTGGACGAGTCGGCAGATATTCACGAGCTATTGAACAATCTCGTCCTTCAATTCCCTCGGTTTGCTCTACGATGGTTGGGGAAAACGCCGACAAGAGACGCTTCTCCCAAAGAACATGTGCGCTTCGAGTCGCGGAGACAGATCTTGCTCACATCCGTTGTCCAGGTCCTGGagtcggccatgatggttGCCAAATCACAAATCAACAGCGATAAGATGGTCTGGGGCGCTCTCGACGCCCTTCTCCAAGAGTGCCTCATGTTGCTCGAATCCATGGGCGACATCCACCCCGCCGGCTCTAAACCAGACGCCGCGAGCTCCCACCATGTCAAAATATCGCACCTCTATTTCATGTTCTTCCACTGGTATCGTCGCAACGTCGAAAGCACACCCGGAGACAAGACGCCTCTCCGAGCTCTGAGACGGTCTGTTGATTGCGTAAAGGACAGATcccccgaggagaaggaaaaagcGCAGACAACAGCGAAGCTTGAATACTTCGCCGACCTTTGCGAACGAGCTGGTAGAATCAACGACGCTCGAGACGCGCTCAAGCTCATCTGCACCAACATGGTAGAGGACGGCGTCTTGTCTGCGGTGGCAACCTCGCTGTCCGGGAAGTCACCTGCAGTGGCATGGAGCGGAAGTGACAAGGCGGAGACACTATCGAGGACCCTGGGAGCTATGGTCAAGCTCGACCAATCCTGGAACGACTGGACATTTTTCCTCGCGGATGTCGAGCGAGCAGCTGTCTTGGAACGCATCATACAGCTCATCCTGTCTGATTCATCCAGCGATTCGAAACCCGGCGACATCAAAGAAACGGTGGAGGAGGCTCTCTTAAGAATCTACTCGCCCGACCGTTTTCCAATTCGGCGTCTGCGAACTCTGTCTCAACTGCTGACCATGGCCATTGGCAACCAAGAGGAATTCCGAAGCCTCCGCGAACAGACCGAAACAGCTCTGCAACTATGCCGTGACGAGGCTTTTGGGGAGGACGTCGGTCTGGCCTCTTACGTTGCTGACCTGGAGGCCGGTTTGTCGTCTACCCTGGCCCTGGTCGCTTCAGAGAACGAGTGTCGGGCGACCGACTTTGAAAAGTCAATCAGCGTTTGGCGCGCTCTTGTCAACGAGTCCCAAACCAAGGATGACCTCCTGTCCAAGATCAGCGATGCAGAGGGTCTTCTCAGGCAACTCAATGCGGTCGCCGAGTATGCGAAGCTTCGGGGCGAGGATGAGTTCATGCTCCTGGTCTTGACATTGTCCGCCGATATCTCCTCCAAGCTATCGGACTCATCGACAGACTTGCTCGTTCAAGCGCACAGCAACCTTGCTGACCAATACACTCATCTGGGCTACTCGGAGAAAGCCGAGGAGATACTGAATAAGGCGAAGCAGTTTGTTGAGTCCACGAGCAGCAATCCCGATCTTTCTGCAGTCAATCTGCAAATCTCCCTCACAGAGTACCAGCTAGCCAACCAGAACTCTGATGCCGC TCACAAAATGTTGTTACAAGGCGAGGCCACTTTCGAGAAGGCTTCTTCTGCTATCCGAAAAGCTCCAAGGCTCCAGAGAAAGCTCCTTCTAGCAAGGGCTGCATGCCTGTCTTCCCGCATCAAGTGGGACAAGGGCGAATATCAACACGCACTCTTTCACGCAAAGACCAGCGTCCGCATCTTGTTCCAGGACTGGACCAAGCTCGAAGCGCGCTGGCAGAAGGCACTAAAGACCGAGTCGAAGCAGTCCTCCAGGCAAGGGTCGCCCAATGCTGAGGAAAGCATCGTCAATGTGGAGCCTGCTACGAGCCTGGTCGAGTTGTCTGACGGCCCTGACAACTGGGCGCTTGCCTGCGGTCTCCTGCGGGCGGTTTTGCATCTGTCCTCGGTGTATGCTCATCTGGGAATGTTCCAGGAGACGGTGTACTACGCAGAAAAGGCACATCAGATCGCCAAATCGACAAATGCTTCGATCCACAGGGCCCAGGCCGCTACTTGGATTGGTTCGGTGTGGATGAAGGCATGCAAACTCGACAAAAGCGTCGGCTACCTGAACGAGGCTAGAGAGCTTATGGCAACAGCGGTCAAGCCCACACGACAAGCTTTCCAGCTGGCTTGCGAGCTCAGCGTTTCGTTCGGAGAGATGAAGGATCACGAGAACGAGAATCTGCTCATTGAGCTTGCCGAGGCCACGCTTGGCACCCTGAACAACAGCAACCGCGGCGCCATCACTGGTGTCAGTGATGAGCAGGTTGTCACCAAGATGGCAAAGCTCACGCTCAAGGCCCCCGAAACCCGGAGAACCAGAGCGACAAAGGCGGCGATCccaacaagaacaaggatGACGAGAAAGGCGGCAGCTCCGAAGCCCAAAGCTGCTGCTCCATCCAAagccgttgttgtcgctTCGAACGACAAGACTTCCGACCTGACGGCCTCCATGTTGATGTATAAGGCACTTGTCCACCTTAGCAAGGGAGACTGGACTACCGCAGCATCACTTCTCGAGGAGGCGAAGCAAATGTCCAGCAGCCTGCGGGAGTCTTTGCGAGTGCAGATTGGCGAGGCGATCTGCCTCATCGAACAAGGCACCAAGCAGATGGAGGGCGACTCGGTCTTCTCCGTAGTGAAGGAATCAACGATTTCCTACCCATCGATCCACGCCGCGCCCGACAAAAATAACACGGAAAAGGCTGCGCCCGCGGGCCACTCTCCCCGGAAGACCCAGAGCCGCACTGTCTCGGCGGAGCGAAAGGTGTCAAAAGATAATGCCACTTTTGTTGAAACGTTGGAGCAGGCGCAAGCTCAGCTGATGGAAGCCCAGGCTGCCGCTGCTATTTCAGGAAACGGACACCTGGTTCATCGCATCTCGGCGTTGCTCCAGAGCACGGGCATATTTCTATCGGCAGCTTCCCAACGCATGCCTAAAGGCATGGGAAGCTTTGGATACGCCACCTGCTCCGTCGAGCTAGCACGAAACCTGACGTGGAAGCGAGAGCGAAACACCGTGGTGACGGAACAGCTGAATCCCAGCTTTAGCGAGATGGGATGGCCGTTGGCTCTGCCGGTCAAGGACGACAGACGAGCGAGCAtcgtcaccctcgacgacatgaCGAGATTCCAGCGTGACTACATCGACATTATCCCCGAGGCATGGAGCGTCTTGTCGATCTCGCTAAGCGACAACCGCAAGGATCTATGCATCACCAAGCTGCGAGCAGGCCAGACCCCCTTCGTTCTGCGGTTGCCACTCGAGCGTGTGGCCTcccgagacggcgaggacgagctgTTCGACTTCCAGCACGGATATGGCGAGCTCATGGACATCGTCAAGGCAACCAACGCAAGCTGTCATAATTCCGGCGATTACACGGGCAAGGGAGCCAAGTCGGCCTGGTGGGCGCAACGCGAGAATCTGGACAACAGGTTCAAGGATCTCCTCGACAACGTTGAGCAAGTCTGGCTCGGCGGATTTAAAGGCATTTTCTCCCAACATCGCCCTCGGGTCGACCTCCTCACCAAGTTCCAAAACGTGTTCTCCAAGATCCTCGACAAGCACCTTCCCTCGCGCAGACAAGTTCGAGGAAAGAAGACCGTCAAGGTCCCCAAGGTGACTCTGGAGACGCGTatcctcgacctcttcgtcggccttggagacccctcggcgtcggacAGCGATTTGGATGAGCCACTGAACGACCTTTTGTACTTTGTCGTGGACATACTGCAATTCCACGGCGAGAGGAACGCCTACGACGAGATCGACTTCGACTCGATGGTGTTGGACACCTTGGATGCCCTTCAGGCATACCATGCCGCAGCCAAGACCTCGGACCCCGAAGAAGGCGCTCATAGCATCCTGATTCTCGACAAGGCTCTGCATGCCTTTCCCTGGGAGTCGCTTCCCTGCATGGAGGGGTTGGCCTACTCTCGTGTTCCCTCGATTTCCTGCCTACGTAGACTGCTCCTCGATCAACGGGCCGCCCGAGGCCAGGGCGAAAAGGCCAAAGATCACCGCCAAACGGTGTCTCCCCTCGGCGGCACATATATCCTCAATCCTGGCGCGGACCTTAAGAACACTCTATCCACCTTTGAAAAGCCTCTCAAGACCCTCGGCGAGTCCTGGACGGGCATCGCGTCGCGCAACCCGACGGAGGAAGAGTTCGAGGGTGCCCTCAAGACCTCGGACATTCTTCTCTACTTTGGCCACGGTAGCGGAGCGCAGTACATCCGCGGAAAGACCATCAGGCGGCTCGAGAAGTGCAaagcggcggcgctgctcaTGGGGTGCAGCTCTGCGTCGCTGCAGAACGTCGGCGAGTATGAGTGCCACGGTCCCGTGTGGAACTACATGCTGGCGGGGTGTCCCGCCGTCGTGGGTACCCTGTGGGACGTGACGGACAAGGACATTGACCGTTACGCGGGCCGGCTGCTCGAGGAGTGGGGTCTCATGGAGAGGGGCACCTTtgcggacgacggcgggaaGCAGGGCAAGACAGGCAagaccaaggagaagggTCTGTTTACGGACAAGAAGGGGAAAGTCGgaaagaagacgacgacgacgacaaccccCGCGGAGGGTTCGAGAGGAAGCGCGTCGCTCGTGGAAGCCGTTGCCAGGGCTAGGGGCGCCTGTCGATTCAGGTATATCACGGCTGGCGCGGTATGTGTGTACGGCATCCCTGTGTATGTTGACCAGACCAAGGTCGATGGCGCATGA
- a CDS encoding Putative Sirtuin family, DHS-like NAD/FAD-binding domain superfamily, protein MRKPLMRIPYTELLAPPTVRPTNANTIPGAVAALQNFFTAPPPRGLPRSTVVLTGAGLSVSSGLADYRGVNGTYRVNKTYRPIYYHEFIANHEARKRYWARSFLGWTSLHKASPNRGHYAIRDLGQLGLIRSVVTQNVDSFHSKAHPDIPTLELHGYLRSTVCVTCRHEYPRDVFQDELARLNPAWAAFLVEALASGALDTEDPAERKHKGIRTNPDGDVDLPGAPYTTFRYPACPHCLAKPPSTPEGARHVVEVDADGAWKPTSSGGILKPAVVMFGESIPGQVKTAAEEAIDGAGKLLILGTSLATYSAWRLAKKALDRGMPIAIVNTGGVRGEDQISALSDPDPTGTLRVRTEVSTDAVLPALVEQLRELPNGASGLDGTLGTSAAKQGVFKDMLS, encoded by the coding sequence ATGCGTAAACCCCTTATGCGCATTCCTTACACGGAACTCCTGGCCCCTCCCACAGTCCGGCCTACCAATGCAAACACCATCCCCGGTGCTGTCGCGGCCCTCCAGAATTTCTTCACGGCTCCGCCTCCTAGAGGCCTGCCGAGGTCGACCGTCGTTCTGACTGGGGCCGGCCTCTCGGTATCCAGTGGCCTCGCCGACTACCGAGGCGTCAATGGCACATATCGTGTGAACAAGACGTACCGCCCCATCTACTACCACGAGTTTATCGCAAATCACGAAGCCCGGAAAAGGTATTGGGCACGTAGTTTCTTGGGCTGGACGTCACTTCACAAAGCGTCACCCAATCGCGGTCACTATGCGATCCGAGACCTGGGGCAACTGGGGTTGATCAGGAGCGTCGTCACGCAAAACGTCGACTCGTTTCACTCAAAAGCGCATCCTGACATTCCTACCCTGGAGTTGCATGGCTATCTGAGATCCACCGTCTGCGTCACCTGCAGGCATGAATATCCCAGAGACGTCTTCCAGGACGAGCTTGCGAGGCTCAATCCCGCCTGGGCCgccttcctcgtcgaggctTTGGCTTCCGGGGCTCTCGACACCGAGGATCCCGCCGAGCGCAAGCACAAGGGCATCCGGACTAACCCGGACGGAGACGTGGACCTGCCGGGCGCGCCATACACCACTTTTAGATACCCGGCCTGCCCGCATTGCCTCGCGAAGCCACCTTCCACGCCTGAAGGCGCACGCCATGTTGTCGAGGTGGACGCCGACGGTGCGTGGAAACCCACCAGCTCCGGGGGGATCTTGAagcccgccgtcgtcatgttCGGCGAGAGTATTCCCGGCCAAGTCAAGACCGCCGCTGAGGAGGCTATTGATGGTGCTGGAAAGCTCCTCATCCTGGGCACTTCGCTCGCCACGTACTCGGCGTGGCGACTAGCCAAGAAGGCGCTGGACCGCGGAATGCCAATCGCCATCGTTAATACAGGGGGCGTGCGAGGCGAGGATCAGATATCCGCCTTGTCGGATCCGGACCCAACAGGCACTCTGAGAGTCCGGACGGAAGTGTCCACCGATGCCGTGCTCCCGGCgctcgtcgagcagcttcgGGAGCTGCCGAACGGGGCATCCGGTTTGGACGGAACCTTGGGTACTTCCGCCGCAAAGCAAGGCGTGTTCAAGGACATGCTGTCATAA
- a CDS encoding Putative cation efflux protein, whose amino-acid sequence MSPPSKRPTGMLRRLSAVSCVTSARSAAAAAAAAPGQSGTGTHTLLRCLHFASSPFRPPQPPPHLRRVSLRVHQTSSPAASPCGPYLTPRAARHSLRLRSTTSSSLPHLTHTLTAAKNTSPSIPAAVIMSSTTTATTTANSVQSRRSHGGHSHHHHHHGHDNVYLTSANKNDAGVRITRIGLYSNLGMAFAKGAGGYAFGSQAMIADAWHSLTDLASDILTLATVSWSLKPPTEAFPTGFGKIESLGSLGVSSMLLGGGLFMCWSSLITLHAHLFLDPAAAAEAIAHAHHGHSHGHGHVGPSLHAAWLALGTVAVKEWLYQATMKVARERKSSVLASNAVHHRVDSWTGIVTLLAILGANFFKDATWLDPVGGLLISLLVIKAGAENTLSAVYELADRAIDDEVKDDVRKYALRSLSDVTEGHEVDVRNISGVKSGQNYLVDIDLAVPGAWSVEAVRDVEDQVRTLVGAKVRGVRRIKLRFVPKEAEMAPAFDEFIPGEANREASEEAEDHSHTNGNGNGHKHK is encoded by the exons ATGTCTCCCCCGTCCAAGCGTCCTACGGGAATGCTCCGCCGCCTTTCCGCTGTGAGCTGTGTGACGTCTGCACGATCagccgcagcggcagcggcagcggcacctGGACAATCCGGTACGGGAACGCACACCCTCCTCCGTTGCCTCCATTTTGCATCCTCCCCCTTTAGGCCACctcaaccaccaccacacctGCGCCGCGTCTCCCTCCGTGTCCATCAGACATCCAGCCCGGCCGCGTCTCCCTGTGGCCCCTACTTAACCCCCCGTGCCGCCCGCCACTCCCTCCGCCTGCGCTCTACCACTTCTTCCTCACTCCCCCATCTCACACACACCTTGACGGCCGCGAAGAACACGTCCCCCTCAATACcagccgccgtcatcatgtcctccaccaccactgccacAACGACGGCCAATTCGGTCCAGTCTCGCCGGAGTCATGGCGGCCACtcgcaccaccaccaccaccatggCCACGACAACGTCTACCTGACCTCGGCCAACAAGAACGATGCCGGCGTGCGCATCACCCGCATCGGCCTCTACTCCAACCTGGGCATGGCCTTCGCCAAGGGCGCTGGCGGTTACGCTTTCGGCTCCCAGGCCATGATTGCCGATGCCTGGCACAGTCTGACCGATCTGGCCTCGGACATCCTGACGCTGGCCACAGTTTCCTGGAGCCTGAAGCCCCCGACCGAAGCCTTCCCCACTGGCTTCGGCAAGATCGAGAGTCTGGGTTCGCTGGGCGTCTCCAGcatgctcctcggcggcggcctgtTCATGTGCTGGAGCAGCTTGATCACCCTCCACGCCCACCTCTTCCTTGATCCCGCTGCGGCTGCAGAGGCCATTGCACACGCCCACCACGGTCAcagccatggccacggccatGTTGGTCCCAGTTTGCATGCTGCCTGGTTGGCACTGGGTACCGTCGCAGTCAAAGAATGGCTGTACCAAGCTA CCATGAAAGTCGCTCGCGAACGAAAATCCTCCGTCCTTGCCTCCAACGCCGTCCACCACCGTGTCGACAGCTGGACCGGTATTGTCACATTACTCGCCATCCTGGGCGCAAACTTTTTCAAGGATGCAACCTGGTTGGaccccgtcggcggcctcttGATTTCCCTTCTCGTCATCAAGGCCGGAGCTGAAAACACCCTGTCGGCCGTTTATGAACTGGCCGACCGTGCtattgacgacgaggtcaaggATGATGTCCGCAAGTACGCCCTGAGAAGCCTCTCGGATGTCACCGAGGGTCATGAAGTCGATGTACGCAATATTTCGGGCGTCAAGTCGGGCCAGAACTACCTGGTTGATATTGATCTGGCCGTGCCTGGGGCTTGGtcggtcgaggccgtccgcgacGTGGAAGACCAGGTCCGCACCTTGGTGGGCGCCAAGGTCCGGGGTGTTCGGAGGATCAAGTTGCGCTTCGTTCCgaaggaggccgagatggcgccCGCGTTTGACGAGTTCATTCCGGGAGAAGCCAACCGGGAGGccagcgaggaggccgaagaCCACAGCCACACCaatggcaacggcaacggccacAAGCACAAATAA
- a CDS encoding Putative carbohydrate kinase, FGGY, D-xylulose kinase, ATPase, nucleotide binding protein, with translation MSSDPLYLGFDLSTQQLKAIVVQSDLTVVSEAKVDFDADFGKQYGLHKGVLTNEAEGEVYAPVAMFLEAIDLVLDRLKAKTPLDRIRGISGSCQQHGSTYWAKDAETLLGGLRADKPLVDQLKQAFSHPYAPNWQDHSTQAQCDEFDAHFETAQRLAEVTGSAAHHRFTGTQIMRLRQKLPEMYAATSRISLVSSFLGSVLLGSVAPIDISDVCGMNLWDIPAGTWSEPLLELTAGDKSKVADLRAKLGEPRHDGGGSMGPISRYFVERYGFSEDCQIAPFTGDNPATILALPLRPMDAIVSLGTSSTFLMVTPVYKPDAAYHFFNHPCTPGQYMFMLCYKNGGLARERVRDALPKPEAGGDPWANFNKAVLDTPPLDVRSESDKAKLGLYFDLPEIVPNIKAGTWRYTANQDGSDLAEAPKAAAAWDAKTDARVIVESQALSMRLRSQNLVHSPRDGLPAQPRRIYLVGGGSLNPAIARVMGDVLGGVDGVYKLDVGGNACALGGAYKAVWALERAEGESFDELIGKRWKEEGAIQKVDDGFKDGVFQKYQPIVGAFEEMEKTILKVAHN, from the exons ATGAGTTCTGATCCCTTGTATCTCGGGTTCGACCTGTCGACCCAACAGCTCAAAG CCATTGTTGTGCAGTCCGACTTGACCGTCGtctccgaggccaaggtcgactTCGATGCCGATTTCGGCAAGCAGTATGGCCTGCACAAGGGCGTCTTGaccaacgaggccgagggcgaagTCTACGCCCCCGTCGCCATgttcctcgaggccatcgacctcgtccttgaccgcctcaaggccaagacgCCGCTGGACCGCATCAGGGGCATCAGCGGCTCGTGCCAGCAGCACGGCAGCACCTACTGGGCCAAGGATGCCGAGACGCTGCTGGGCGGACTGCGGGCGGACAAGCCGCTTGTCGACCAGCTCAAGCAGGCCTTCTCGCACCCCTACGCTCCCAACTGGCAGGACCACAGCACGCAGGCGCAGTGCGACGAGTTCGACGCCCACTTTGAGACGGCCCAGCGCCTGGCCGAGGTCACCGGCAGCGCCGCCCATCAC CGCTTCACCGGCACGCAGATCATGCGCCTCCGCCAGAAGCTCCCCGAGATGTACGCCGCCACCTCCCGCATCTCCCTCGTCTCGTCCTTCCTCGGCTCCGTGCTCCTCGGCTCCGTCGCCCCCATCGACATCAGCGACGTCTGCGGCATGAACCTCTGGGACATTCCCGCCGGCACCTGGAGTGAGCCCCTCCTCGAGCTCACCGCCGGCGACAAGTCCAAGGTGGCCGACCTACGAGCCAAGCTGGGCGAGCCgcgccacgacggcggcggctccatGGGCCCCATCTCCCGGTACTTTGTCGAGCGCTACGGCTTCAGTGAGGACTGCCAGATTGCACCCTTCACCGGCGACAACCCGGCTACGATCCTCGCGCTGCCATTGCGTCCCATGGATGCCATCGTCTCGCTCggcacctcgtcgaccttCCTCATGGTCACCCCCGTCTACAAGCCCGATGCCGCCTACCACTTCTTCAACCACCCCTGCACCCCGGGGCAGTACATGTTCATGTTGTGCTACAAGaacggcggcctcgcgcgCGAGCGCGTCCGCGACGCCCTCCCCAAGcccgaggcgggcggcgacccGTGGGCCAACTTCAAcaaggccgtcctcgacaccCCGCCGCTCGACGTGCGCTCCGAGTCCGACAAGGCGAAGCTGGGCCTCTACTTTGACCTGCCTGAGATCGTGCCCAACATCAAGGCCGGCACGTGGCGGTACACGGCGAACCAGGACGGTagcgacctcgccgaggcgcccaaggcagcggcggcgtgggacgCGAAGACGGACGCGCGCGTCATTGTCGAGTCACAGGCCCTCTCGATGCGCCTGCGCAGCCAGAACCTCGTGCACAGCCCCCGCGACGGGTTGCCCGCGCAGCCGCGCCGGATCTACCTCGTGGGCGGCGGGTCGCTCAACCCGGCGATCGCGCGGGTCATGGGCGATgtgctgggcggcgtcgacggggtGTACAAGCTCGACGTTGGCGGCAACGCGTGCGCGCTGGGCGGCGCGTACAAGGCCGTGTGGGCGCTCGAgcgggccgagggcgagagCTTCGACGAGCTTATCGGGAAGCggtggaaggaggagggggcgaTCCAgaaggtcgacgacgggtTCAAGGACGGCGTGTTCCAGAAGTATCAGCCCATCGTCGGGGCGTTtgaggagatggagaagacgatCTTGAAGGTTGCCCACAACTGA